The Oreochromis niloticus isolate F11D_XX linkage group LG18, O_niloticus_UMD_NMBU, whole genome shotgun sequence DNA window aaaccttctaaTTTCGGATAGATTTCAACCACTTGTCCCATCTTATGGTATAAATATTAGCTTGCAACCTTAACAAAAAGGTAAGTTTTTCCATTTTATGAATCTCCTCGACAACGCTCAACCAGTCATCCGAGACAGGAGGGTCAGTACAGAGCCACTTACGagtaattgctttttttttgctgcagcagTAAGAATCTTCAGGAGATATTTGTCATTGCTTGTTAATTCTTCGGGTAGATCTcctaaataaaatgttatgacAGGCCgttgttttgatttaaagcctATAGTCTGTTCTATCTTTGATATAACATCTTCCCAAAATTTAGCAAGTTTTCGACATGACCAGAATATGTGGGTATGGTTTGCAACAATTTCCCCACAGCTCCTCCAGCATGAAGAATTTCcccgtgtttgttgttttggtgttATGAAAAATCGTACCAAGTTTTTCCAACTAAATTCTCGCCAGTATGCAGAGGATGAGGTTGAAATAGCAGTCCCACACATGTTGTCCCATTGCTCAGAAGTTATAACTGAGGACAACTCTCTCTCCCATCTTTCCTTTATATAATCTGTTGAAGACCCCCTACTTTTCAATATGCCCTGGTAGAGTTTAGAGATAACTGACTTACATCCCTTGAAGTATGTTTGTGAAATCAGATTAATTATTTCATTAGGTTGTGTATTAGTTTCTTTAGTCACTTTTGAGGACAAATATTGCCGTAATTGTAAGTATCTGAAAAAATCACTTTTTCCTAGCTCATATTTTCCTTGTAATGTTTGAAAACTTTGCAGGCCATTCTTATCCCGTATTTTACAGTATACATTAATGCCTTTATGTGACCAGTTCTTAAATTGTAAATCCAATTGGTTTGGTTTAAACTCAGAGTCATAAGCCACCCACTTAAGTACTTGAATGTGGTTCCTTAGATTTAGTTCTTTCACTAACTCAAACCAGATATGCAATGTAAAAGATGTGAAGGGGTTCAGCTCTTTCTGGTAGGCTGTTGTCAGCTTCTGATCTCCTATCAAGGCTTGTATTggggcctcagccatcttttatggtgtggtctgctggggaggcagcatGTCTGCTggagacaggaagagactgaacaggctaatccgcagggccagctctgttctgggaggccctctggacccagtggaggtggtgagtgacaggagaatggcggctaagctgtcatccctgttggacaacatctcccaccccatgtaTGAGACTGTgccagcactgagcagctccttcagtgggagactgcggcacccacagtgtgggacggagagatttcgcaggtcttttctccccactgctgtccagactccacaataaagacgtttgtagctgatcaaacacacaaacccacaaatgtgcaataagactgctatatgtgcaattcttcttctgacgaagttgtgtttttgtattttcctactcagttgtatatagtatttgtatttctattttattctattgtatatattattctattctattgtattctattgtatatagtattttattttattgtattttattgcattccagtgttttctaatttctgctacataactttgcacttttgctgtaacaaaaacaaatttcccacgtgtgggactaataaaggtcatcttatcttatcttatgtctGATTTATTCGTTAATGCAAAATAAGTAGTCAGATAAATTCCCATTGTACTGTAGCAACACGCCTTGACCATTCAGGATAAACCTTGCGTGTAGCCTGGCAACCAGACTGTGAGTGTGCCAGCAGCTAGCCAGGCTGGGAACCTAGAGACTAGCGGTGCACTCTTTTGGAATTTCACGGGCACTGGTAAAGTTTTTCAGATAAGTGGGAAAGCACGTTAGCCAAAAGAACTGTGATATATTTTTAGGTGcacaaaaaggggaaaaaagaaaagaacgaATGTAGTGTGGAAGTGGAAATGTAAAATTGCAGTTTTAGATGGTCAAATAGTCTATAGTTTGGATTCAGGTTTTCCATTTTGGAGTCTTTTCCCTCTTGTTTCGGTCTAGTTCATATTGTTTTTCATAACAAACAATGGGCTGCTCGGAGTTGTTACAGGCCTGaacaaaatgaatacaggaCTCCACCTTTCTCCGCCCGGTATCAGCAGTCATGAGTAACCAGAGTGGGTGGGGGAAGGGAGAGAACCGCCCAGCGTTGTAAAACTTCTGGACGGTCAAAGTGTAAACGCAGTTAACAACAGGCTACAGATGTAGTCAAACGGAAGCCGAAGTCTTATTCGAGAATtgacaacattttgttttatttctagaCGCGATGGGATCACTACTGAACAGCAGCATTTTTATTCTCCTGGCGTTCTTTCAAGCTGTAAGTAACACATTCAGTACGCGCAATGTATTGCTACGCATTTAGTGTCGAATGGAGAAAAGGAGAGCAGCACCTCTCTATATAGGTGTGGCTCTGGCTTGTGGTGTCTATGTGAGCGCTAAAGATTCCAAAGATGATATGTCCTTTatcttcctgtttaaaaaaaaaaagagagagagagagagagaaagaaaaaaaagagaagcgtTTTCACCACTTTTATTCGAAGGTCACAGGACAGTTCATTTGGTTTATTTCGCCATACCGGACGTGGGAGGAAAGTTTCGGGACACAAAGTCTTAATCAGGTCCACTTGTAAGGCAGACGTAATGATTACATTATTAGATATTCTGCTACATCATAACGCAGTGGGAATAATGTGCAGATTGTATTGTGGGTGGACTTCACGATAGATCGATCgatcgatagatagatagatatgtatAATAATGTACCTTTTCCTCACTCTTTGTTTACTTGCAGCTTGTTTCGGTGGGAGCAGAAGGAAATGGACGACTCCTGCACAGGCAGAAGAGAAACTGGATCGCACCACCCCGAAAGCTAATTGAGAACCATGATTACACCGGCCTTAATTGCGTTGCTAgagtgtgtatttattttctgaAGAATTCCATTGTAAAACTAATGTTTTTCATcttacaaatataaatatacatatttatatgtatattatttTCCACAGtcatacaaatatttttttatgctGGCAAGCAACAGTTTAATgcgttttaatgtattttactgTATGAAACAAATCATTTTCAAGAGCTGCATGTCCGTCAGCCACCTTTGCTTTTCACTTACTTGCCTTTAACAAGCATATGTGAGAATTGCTTCAGATGCAGATACTGGCAGACTGCCATGTTCATaatggccgtttatcaatgcccaagtacgcgagtacgtactcgcgtgctcggtgagtacgtacccgccgagaacgcacgggagtacgtacccgccgagaacgcgagcacggactcgtgggccgtctctcaattctcaagtacgcgagcacggactcgtgatttgtaccagcgtacgtgatgatatcacaggtccggagtttttactgccgtcccctcctaatttaactgtgagtaacatgttatgaagcttaactttaatcacagccaaaccggtttactcaggaacaaataaaacactgaaataaaccaaacattaacatttagaagtgatctaagtgacttatatatcatttttaacctcagtagtgaaacctgtattaataaaaatagtgtacatgtacatacgtgtacataccttaataaaaacaagcaggtgagatgttagaacgcttttatttctattctagtggacactcaatactatagacagctgctggggtttctttaacctgagtagtgagaagtccgcgagcgggaggggaggggggggggcgatgtgccgggagtccgctgttgagttttggacgaaatgcattctgggatatatagctgtcccaagtctacaccgatgcatgctcgataaaatgggcggatcgagaacacatccgggactttttcgcgttctcggcgtgatgcgtacttcgaattggaacagtacttggtctccgactgatgacgtatcacgagtacacgagaacgcaagtacgcacaagtacgcatattgataaacgcccaatGAGTCAGTTCAGACACACCATACAATGACAGAAACTGCTTTGTGCGCTTCTTTTTTTACACAACCCTGTTTATTGTTCTAAAGTGTATTAATCTTTATAACTCACCTGCTAATGTTAAGTAACTGCAGAGTTTAACTGATGTACGCATAGATGGTCTCAAAGCAGTCTGAGTGACAACCTGCAATATTTGTCATGCTTATATTTATCAGAAATATATTCTACTATAATTATGatttaaaagagagagagagagatggcctttattagtcccacaggtgggaaatttgttttgttacagcaaaagtgcaaagttatgtagcagaaattagaaaacactggaatgcaataaaatacaataaaataaaataaaatactatatacaatagaataaaatagaatagaataatatatacaatagaataaaatagaaatacaaatactatatacaactgagtaggaaaatacaaaaacacaacttcgtcagaagaagaattgcacgtatagcagtcttattgcacatgtgtgggtttgtgtgtttgatcagctgaaaaagtctttattgtagagtctgacagcagtggggaggaaagacctgcgaaatctctccgtcccacaccgtgggtgccgcagtctcccactgaaggagctgctcagtgctgtcacagtctcatgcatggggtgggagatgttgtccaacagggatgacagcttagccaccattctcctgtcactcaccacctccactgggtccagagggcatcctagaacagagctggcccttcggatcagcctgttcagtctcttcctgtccccagcagagatgctgcccccccagcagaccacaccataaaagatggctgaggccaccacagagtcatagaaggtcttcaggagtgggccctccactccaaacgacctgagtctccgaagcaggtacagcctgctctgccctttcctgtagagggcgtctgagttatgagtccagtccagtttgttgttcagatgaacaccaaggtacctgtagctgtccacagcctcgatgtccataccttggatgttcagtggttgcagtggaggatgcttgtgcctgcggaagtctaccaccagctccttggttttactggcgttgatctggaggtagttcagctggcaccagtccacaaagtcttgagtcagtcctctgtactccttgtcgtccccatcagtgatgaggccgactattgcagagtcatcagagaacttctgcaggaagcactgggtggagttgtgggagaagtctgcagtgtagatggtgaagaggaacggagccagaaccgttccctgtggggcccccgtactgcagacgaccctgtccgacacacagccctgagtcctcacatactgtggtcggtcggtgaggtagtccaaaatccaggtagtgaggtgatggtccactccagagttctccagagttgcatattttaaaaatgcaactTTTAAAATATATGGTATAACATGTTTAGTAAATGTTTTCTAATGTCGTTAATTGAAGGTTTTGGCCTTCCAGATGGATTCAttctgtttgtgtatttgaattTCAGATTCGCTCTGATAAGGAGGAGTATGCAAAGATGCTCTACTATATAACAGGGCCTGGTGCTGACCAGGACCCTGTTGGTAGATTTCGTATTAACCATAACACTGGCTGTTTGAGAGTCTATTCCATTCTGGATCGAGAGGAGATTGCCTTCTATCGTGTAAGAGTGCTTTCAAATCCTCTTTATAAAGAGCCATGAGTTACAAAGTGAATCAGTTTTTAATACAGTTGTGCTTTATAGTTAAGAGGTGTGGCAAGATACACCAATGGGACCCAGGCTGAAAAATACATTGACCTTAATATCACTGTCGAGGATGAGAATGACAACGCGCCAGTCATTAAACTACAGCAAGTTGGATATGTCAATGAATCTAGTCGATCAGGTATGTTAAgatttgtttgtatgtttttttatttgatggATCACAAAACCAATCTTGTCCTTAACTGAATTCATTTACCGGAGTTGCTATTTGTCATTTACCTCGATTTCCTAGGTGTTGTTATCATGAAAATAATAGCTACTGATGCTGATGATGAGAGAACAGAGAACGCCCAGCTCTCATATAGCATTGTTGAGCAGGCTAACACAGCTGGGTTGTTCTGGATGAACTCTCGAACTGGAGAGCTCATGGTTCAAAGTACCTCACTGGATCGGGAGGTGAGCCCATTTACTGACCTTTTAGGTATAGTGAAAATCATCTTGCGCCTCTACAATTATATTAATGGAAAAGCCTGCAACTCACAAGACTGTAGTCAAATCAGTATCAGTCAGTAGATTTTGTCACAGCCCCCAAGTTCGTTATAGTACGACCTCAGATTATAAACGTAATTTGTAAGAAATTAGTCAAATTTTATTCACCACACTTCATGTACATATTCCAACATATTCATCTGTGAAATTAAAACCCAAAACCCAATAATCATTtctaacttttgttttttagaaacAAGATACATATAAGTTAATGATTAAAGTCTGTGATTTAAATGGACGCCCAGGAGGACTAACGTCAACTGGAGAAGTCGAGATCCAAATTCTAGACATAAATGACAACATTCCAACGCTGGAAAAAGAAACAGTAGGTCTTCCACGTTTACCACATCGAGCccttcttttcttgtgttaagtttttcttgtgttttgttttcatagtGGTCAACAGTAAGcttttttcaaaaacagttGTTGTTCATGTGCACTTTATTTGCAGTATGAAGGGCATATTGAAGAGAACACTGTCGGTGTGGAAGTTATGAGGATAAAAGCCATTGATATGGACCTAATTCACACAGACAACTGGCTGGCTGTTTTCCAAATCGTTTCAGGGAATGAGGGAGGTTATTTCGATATCACTACGGATGCAAAAACCAATGAGGGAATTATCATGGTCCGGAAGGTAAAGAGTGCTGTGTAAATTACAGGTGTATAGagtaaaaggaaaaatgtgtttCGACCTGCAGAGTCAAAATTCATGCATTACCGTTTTATCTACAGGCTCTTGACTATGAGGAACTAAAGGTGATGAACTTGCGTGTCATGGTTTCCAACAAAGCAGCGTATAATTTTGGCAGTAGTCAGTCTGCGACAGGGGCAACAGGTATCAAAACCTACCCAGTCACAATTAATGTGGTCAATCAGAAGGAGGGACCTCGTTTCCAACCAAGCGTAAAAGTGGTGACTGTCTCAGAGGAGCTCACATCCACCTCCCTCAGCAAAGTCATAACTAATTACGCTGCTATtgacactgacacacaaaagaTTGCCACCAACGTGAGGTACAGTTAAACTGAAAGTGTCACCTGCGCATATATCAAACGATTCTTACACTGAATatgaaaagtttatttttgtttttacattaattTACATGTGTACTTCAAGGTATGCCAAACTCCGTGACATTGACAACTGGTTGATTATCGATGAAAAGACAGCAGATATCAGGCTGAGTAAACTCCCGGACCGAGAGTCCGTGCACTTGATCAATGGAACATATTACGCAGAAATTATATGCATCAGCAATGGTGAGTTCTGTTAACACGGCAGCAAACATCAGTCTAATCAGGAGTAATATCGTACCCAACAGATTAATATTGATCTTACGTTCCACTGGCTTTCAGATCTGCCCTCAAAAACTGCTACGGGGACCATAGCTATTCAGGTGGAGGACTTCAATGATCACTGCCCAAGACTGACCTCTAAAACTCAGACCATGTGCTTTCAGGATAGTGTGATCTATGTCACTGCTGTAGATGAAGACCGCTTCCCCAATTCATCACCATTTGAATTTACTGTGGTTGAAGAGGGCACCTCAGGGAAGTGGAGAGTGGAGCATTTTAATGGTAATGCCATGTAAACAATCACTGTATGGCCAGCAAAAGCTTGTTAGATAAACTGTCTGAGCTTCCTTTGAGAGTAAAGGCACTTATGGACAAATTGTATATTgtgttttagaaaaaaattgTTTCTTGCTATTTTTTGAAGCATTTATTTTGAGTGTGTTATCCATGTCCATTTCCTTACACGTTGCGAGACAAAAAGTAAACACTTTGtgcagtattttttatttaatttagttatttCTTTCTTCAGAAACTACAGTCATTCTGCGAGAAGAAAACTATTTGTGGCCTGGGGTCCACAAAGTCACACTGAAGATCACAGACCAGCAGGGAAAGTCATGTGCTGATGCTCAGATAATAGATTTGACTGTATGTACCTGCAATAAAAACACCAAATCCTGTGTGTCACACTCTACGTCGACTGCAACTTTTGGAGCTGCGGGTATTCTGCTGATGTTGCtgggactgctgctgctgctttgtgagTAGAGCCCTTGTTTGAGGATTTTACTCTTCCTAGTTTATGGAAGGGGGGTGTTCTCCATACCTTCACTTAAAAGGTTGCCTAACCGTACATGTTGTAGCAGGCCTAGAGAGACTGACTAATGTGAATAGTTGTGTCACACACAGATGCCGGTTATTTCATAAATACATTCTGTTTCCTGCTAAATCTGTTTATTCAGTTAAAGTAATTCACTGATTATTGGACCTAATCAGTCGAGCCTATTTTGATCTAGTGGAAAATGTGCCTGTTTTTCAGTGGTGCCTCTCCTGTTGCTCTTCTGCCTGTGTGGGAGTACAGCGGCTATCGGCGATTTCAAGTCTATTCCATACGACACAAAGCAACAGCTGATCTCATATCACACCGAGGGACAGGGAGAAGACAATGTATTACTGTAGTTTTGATGTGTGCAGGCACCTTCAACGCTGAACGTTTGATAATCAAATTTATCTGACTGGATCCCACCCTTCTCTTGCAGGAGGTTCCTCTTATGCATGTCCCAGTGGAGGTTGATGGTGGTGCAGCGACTAAGAATATCAACATGTTTGAGGGACAGGGATACCTTGGAGGGCTGGCTGAGTTAGGAGGAGCAGCAGGTGGAAGAGGGCCCTATAAAGGCAGTGCTATATACACATCCAATATGACAGCTGACAACGTGAACCTGTACAACCAGTACAAATACTCCAGTGGACAGAATATGGACTTCCTGAATACAGGAACGATGCCCAGACAAGATATGAATTTCTCTCAATACAGAGGTGGGGCATGGGATGGCATTGCTCTATCTGAGGAATTTCTATGGGACTACTATGTAAGAGTAAGTGATCCCTAAGTTAAGTTGAAATTGCAGTCTTTCAGGTCAGATATAGACATTATGTCTGAAGCTGTAATATATTCTTTTTCTTCCCCACTTCTTTGCAGAAATCCGATCATGCTGCACAGCAACCTCAGGTGAAGGACAATATGCTGATCTACAACTATGAGGGTCAAGAGTCGCTGGCAGGTTCTGTAGGCTGCTGCAGCCTTCTTGAAAATGATGATGATCTTGCATTCCTTAATGACCTCGGGCCTAAATTCAAAACCCTAGCTGAGATTTGCCAGGGATCAACCATGGTCACTGAATCTGTAGATGTGGCAGTTTCTTCCACTCCAGTCAGACCCGTCTCTCCTTTGAGGCCTTCCACCTCAACACACACCCATGTCCGTAGTCACACAGAAACCATCAGGGACAGGGATCGCGTTAATATTAACACCCTAAATACCTCCAATGTATCATCCGGATCTTCTACCATTATCCAAGAGGAACGTATTACTGGGAGAGCACAGAGTTCAGCAACTCTTCCCAATGTACACGTCCAGGACAACATAGTGATTCCCAGTCAGACACTGCTCATACAGCAACCTGCTATGTACTATGCTGCTACGCCCATGTATGTAGTCGAGTCCAAGCCCCAAGTAATGCTTGTGGCAGGAGGCACGCAGCAGGCAGTGGGTTCAGTAGGCCAAGCTGGGCTAAGTCATGGGCTGGTGCAAGTCAGTGGCCTCCAAAGATCCCAGGGTGTGGTACTTGTCGATAGACAGGGGGGAGTAGGTGAAGCAACAGGCCAGGCAGCACAAGGACTTTCACAAGGAACCATGTCAAGGTCTAGACAACTATTAGTGGTGGAGAATGGATCCTCAGGAGGAGAGCAAGGTGTGCATTTAGCGCAAGGCTTTGTGCAGACTGGACAAAGGTCTGCAGAGCAGGGCTTTCAAGTCCGAAGTGTGCCAGTGAAAGCTCAGGGTTTTTCAGTGGGTTCGCACAGTTCTCTAGGGTCAAACGAGGAAGCTAAGCTGACAGTCACACCTAAGTCACATGGGACCAAGAGAGTGGTTGTGCAACAGAAAAAGGTCttggtgacagaaaaaaattTGGAGTCTACTTCAAGAGCTTAGAGCAACCGTTTTCTGTAGCCTCGCTACAAATATTACTCTTGTTTTGACATGTAATGATATACTGACTGGACTGGAATGTACTACAGTACACCAACATGCTGTATTTCTATTAATGCAGATTATTAATTGTGGTATAAACTGGAGTTTGGTCTGCTTGACCCAAAGTCTTATACTGTAGGTTCTCATCCACCGACCTGAGAAGTTAGTGTGTAATACAGACTGTAAGGTGCAATTAGCCATCAGAGGCTGGATTTTCAAACTGACACTAGTCAAAATTCAGTTCTGTCAACAGCAGGGGAATACAATACAATATTAATGTTGACTATAGAGAGGAAAGAAAGTGTAAAATTTTACACGGTCTTACGTGACTTCTGTTATTAGAACCCAGCcgagggaaaaaacaaaacattgagTTCACTTAACAGACCTATATGTGCTATATTGTTTTTAGGTACAAAACTAATATGGCTTCGGGGCAGTAAAACAACTAGTCCTAAACCAGTTTTACTTAAACTTTGTGTCctttaaaaagagaaagtaaagtaaaaacatgTCTACACCCTTATCTTGGGCAGCAATAGCTTCCAGCCTGCCAAGCTGCTGTACGAACGGGAACTGCTGCACTGTTTTTGAGTGATCCCCAAAGGCTACGGTACTGAATAAATCAACAGCCAGAAATCACATGCATGAACTTGATATTCAATTAAAGCGCAACAGATAGGTCTAAACAGATACATCCACACTCCAGGAAAAACACAACGTGAGCGCTATACATCTTAGTAAGACTTTTTGCAATGAAAATTCCCACACAGGATTATTTTCTGCTTAGCGataattttttaatatataatgtGCATATATAATTAGTCTTCAAAAGAACATAGTTTTTGGCAGAGGTAGAGGCTGTAGATTTATCATTTATCTTTAAAGGCTTTACTGCACAGACTGATGTATTATTTTAGAGTGTTGTGATTTTTAAGGTGCTTAATTTGTACATTGGTATATTTGTTTAGCCATGACTAAAGTTGTAGTCATGCTAACTGTTAGATTGTTCACCTACTTCATAATGTGTTCAGAAGCTGTACAGAAACTAGATAAATACTGAGTGTGCTCAAATAACACATCTTCTATTTGAACTGTTGcactatttttatatttttcctgAAAGTatgcattttatatatatatgtatatatgtatgtatatatatatatatatatgtaagtaTTAATTCCATGAGATTTAAGTGCCAAAGCTGAAGAAATGTATTCTGTGCGATCATTATCAgattgattttgtgtgtgtgtgtgtggctgtgtgtgtgtgtaatgggaTGGGATGAGCTTGCCAGTTTAATGCTGCTGTTCTTGCTACTGACCTGTATTTTTAAGCCTGCTTTATAAAATGCTGTAAGAATATAGCAGTGCTGGGTTAAGCCACGGGGATAATTaagatgtttgtattttaaggGGTTTTTCAACTTGTATCACAATAAACTCAAACAGAAAAGAATCTGCTTGACACgtttattttctttagttctttgagttgcttgaagacttCTTCAAGctactcaaagaagtccagatgcttttctttccaagctccttagtctacgatgacctggatgactgagaacgtTCACAGACGTTTATTTTCTGATTTCACACATGACACGATTTATCGTATAtctttgagttaaaaaagttaagAATCATACTTCAGAAATTACTTGCATATCACCCTAACTGTTCTTTTTACAATATTATAAGCTTTTGGATGTCATGTGATATGCAATGTTATGCAAATTCCTATCCAGAGGACTGTTTTTCAAAATATCAAACATTATACTACTGTTTGCCAGATAGAATGAAAATGAGCATTAATTGGtattttaattgttattgttaagttatttatatttatataagaatatttgtaatatattttattatgtatttcaTATATAAGCAATTTAGTTTCAGATTCTTTGGTTACATTTGAAAAAGTTTATACAATGGTAAACATATATGGAAAAAATAGTCCTTATTTGAATCTGACCATAAGCTGATACCACAGCTCTACATAGTTTGTTAATTGAAAGAGACAGTGTATGTAAAGCAGTTCTTCAAAGTTAAAAACGTTTTTCCAAATTAACTGCATATTTGCATGTCAACTAAAACATGTCGCAGGTAGAGAGGTTAAAATGTAAGCGTTATCTTCAGGGTTTTCCAGCTAGACAGGAGTGTTTCTGCATAGAAGGGATACAACAGGTTTCTCTGTAGTTGACTGACAAAGGTTCATTCATGCTTCACATAAACAGAGGAGAAAGTAAAGTAGAAACTCAGGTTTCAGTTACTGATAATGCAGGAACAGcactttccttt harbors:
- the dsg2l gene encoding desmoglein-2-like protein is translated as MGSLLNSSIFILLAFFQALVSVGAEGNGRLLHRQKRNWIAPPRKLIENHDYTGLNCVARIRSDKEEYAKMLYYITGPGADQDPVGRFRINHNTGCLRVYSILDREEIAFYRLRGVARYTNGTQAEKYIDLNITVEDENDNAPVIKLQQVGYVNESSRSGVVIMKIIATDADDERTENAQLSYSIVEQANTAGLFWMNSRTGELMVQSTSLDREKQDTYKLMIKVCDLNGRPGGLTSTGEVEIQILDINDNIPTLEKETYEGHIEENTVGVEVMRIKAIDMDLIHTDNWLAVFQIVSGNEGGYFDITTDAKTNEGIIMVRKALDYEELKVMNLRVMVSNKAAYNFGSSQSATGATGIKTYPVTINVVNQKEGPRFQPSVKVVTVSEELTSTSLSKVITNYAAIDTDTQKIATNVRYAKLRDIDNWLIIDEKTADIRLSKLPDRESVHLINGTYYAEIICISNDLPSKTATGTIAIQVEDFNDHCPRLTSKTQTMCFQDSVIYVTAVDEDRFPNSSPFEFTVVEEGTSGKWRVEHFNETTVILREENYLWPGVHKVTLKITDQQGKSCADAQIIDLTVCTCNKNTKSCVSHSTSTATFGAAGILLMLLGLLLLLLVPLLLLFCLCGSTAAIGDFKSIPYDTKQQLISYHTEGQGEDNEVPLMHVPVEVDGGAATKNINMFEGQGYLGGLAELGGAAGGRGPYKGSAIYTSNMTADNVNLYNQYKYSSGQNMDFLNTGTMPRQDMNFSQYRGGAWDGIALSEEFLWDYYVRKSDHAAQQPQVKDNMLIYNYEGQESLAGSVGCCSLLENDDDLAFLNDLGPKFKTLAEICQGSTMVTESVDVAVSSTPVRPVSPLRPSTSTHTHVRSHTETIRDRDRVNINTLNTSNVSSGSSTIIQEERITGRAQSSATLPNVHVQDNIVIPSQTLLIQQPAMYYAATPMYVVESKPQVMLVAGGTQQAVGSVGQAGLSHGLVQVSGLQRSQGVVLVDRQGGVGEATGQAAQGLSQGTMSRSRQLLVVENGSSGGEQGVHLAQGFVQTGQRSAEQGFQVRSVPVKAQGFSVGSHSSLGSNEEAKLTVTPKSHGTKRVVVQQKKVLVTEKNLESTSRA